The proteins below are encoded in one region of Deinococcus budaensis:
- a CDS encoding S8 family peptidase has product MIKTRATLLLGAALTLGGVSTAGAGSISPTLLERAKRGDQTNVGVIVRFKFTNTSRGRALFKTARQQLSGRLAQLGPSAGFIGQALNSGRATQLWLDQSIYLPMTPVQARALAALPFVDAVFENFRVQIPRAAALSAASAPTGTPWHLQKIGAPQAWAAGFRGQNIRIGHLDSGLDPNHPEYAGRIAAFAEFNAEGDRTNGAARDTTNHGTHTAGLLVGKTVGVAPEAKLISALVLPNNEGTFAQVIAGMQYVLDPDNNADTDDGADVVNMSLGIPGTYDEFITPVQNMLKAGVVPVFAIGNFGPAAGSTGSPGNLPDAVGVGAVDQNGQVASFSSRGPVAWQGQINGVFVKPDIAAPGVAITSSFPNGQFGALSGSSQASPIAAGAVALMLSAKPGTSVDAVKNALYTSASNAGSKNNNVGYGLISVPGALGKLGVNAGGSQPAPAPAPAPAPAPAPAPAPAPAPTPAPPAAQPTGPAGYTLCAVEGGKCTGALNKQVAFGTDGRYVLGTSTDDSFNCTVAEWGQDPYVGVRKGCFIKSGSAPAPAPAPAPAPAPQPPTSGAKPRVLLVDDDMGQGADVTNALRDALKANAASGGAFVWNVQSQGAVPLSELQKADIVVWATGEQYQNTLTAADQNTLTQYLNGGGRLLVAGQDIGYDIGGSSFYTGTLKTRFVADSSGNAKFVTRGAFGNTAFTLNADGSAKNQYYPDVIADLGGSQVAASWGSANATAGTISAQSIRVDQNRNRAQQKVQDPRGLVERLAAGVIGSILNQVFGGQPQTQRPRVTAQNAGENAGAIVINDAGRYRTVNMGFGLEGLTPQSRNVLIKTSFDWLMR; this is encoded by the coding sequence ATGATCAAGACCAGGGCCACCTTGCTGCTCGGCGCGGCGCTCACGCTGGGGGGCGTTTCCACGGCGGGCGCGGGATCCATCTCGCCGACGCTGCTCGAGCGCGCCAAACGTGGGGACCAGACCAACGTCGGCGTGATCGTGCGCTTCAAGTTCACCAACACCTCGCGCGGGCGGGCGCTGTTCAAGACCGCCCGCCAGCAGCTCTCCGGGCGGCTGGCCCAGCTTGGCCCCAGCGCGGGCTTTATCGGTCAGGCGCTGAACTCGGGCCGCGCGACCCAGCTGTGGCTCGACCAGAGCATCTACCTGCCCATGACCCCGGTGCAGGCGCGGGCGCTGGCGGCGCTGCCCTTCGTGGACGCGGTCTTCGAGAACTTCCGGGTGCAGATTCCCCGCGCGGCGGCCCTCAGCGCGGCCTCGGCGCCCACGGGCACCCCGTGGCACCTCCAGAAGATCGGCGCCCCCCAGGCCTGGGCGGCGGGCTTCCGGGGGCAGAACATCCGCATCGGGCACCTCGACAGCGGCCTGGACCCGAATCACCCCGAGTACGCGGGCCGGATCGCGGCCTTTGCCGAGTTCAACGCCGAGGGCGACCGCACGAACGGCGCGGCGCGCGACACCACCAACCACGGCACCCACACGGCGGGCCTGCTGGTCGGCAAGACGGTGGGCGTGGCGCCCGAGGCGAAGCTCATCAGCGCGCTGGTCTTGCCCAACAACGAGGGCACCTTCGCGCAGGTGATTGCCGGGATGCAGTACGTGCTGGACCCCGACAACAACGCGGACACCGACGACGGCGCCGACGTGGTGAACATGAGCCTGGGCATTCCCGGCACCTACGACGAGTTCATCACCCCGGTGCAGAACATGCTCAAGGCCGGGGTGGTCCCGGTGTTCGCCATCGGCAACTTCGGCCCGGCGGCGGGCAGCACCGGCAGCCCCGGCAACCTGCCCGACGCGGTCGGCGTGGGCGCGGTGGATCAGAACGGGCAGGTGGCGTCGTTCAGCAGCCGCGGTCCGGTCGCGTGGCAGGGGCAGATCAACGGCGTCTTCGTCAAGCCCGATATCGCGGCGCCCGGCGTGGCGATCACCAGTTCCTTTCCGAACGGGCAGTTCGGTGCCCTGAGCGGCAGCAGTCAGGCCAGCCCCATCGCGGCGGGCGCGGTGGCCCTGATGCTGAGTGCCAAACCCGGGACCAGCGTGGACGCGGTCAAGAACGCCCTGTACACCAGCGCCAGCAACGCGGGCAGCAAGAACAACAACGTGGGCTACGGCCTGATCAGCGTGCCCGGCGCCCTGGGCAAGCTGGGTGTGAACGCGGGCGGCAGCCAGCCGGCTCCGGCACCCGCTCCGGCCCCAGCCCCGGCGCCCGCTCCGGCCCCAGCACCCGCCCCTGCTCCCACGCCCGCTCCTCCCGCCGCCCAGCCCACCGGGCCGGCCGGATATACCCTCTGCGCGGTCGAGGGCGGCAAATGCACGGGCGCACTGAACAAGCAGGTGGCCTTCGGCACCGACGGGCGCTACGTGCTGGGCACCAGCACCGACGACAGCTTCAACTGCACGGTGGCCGAGTGGGGCCAGGATCCCTACGTGGGCGTCCGCAAGGGCTGCTTCATCAAGAGCGGGTCCGCCCCGGCGCCTGCTCCGGCCCCGGCGCCCGCGCCTGCCCCCCAGCCCCCCACCAGTGGGGCCAAACCCCGCGTCCTGCTGGTCGATGACGACATGGGTCAGGGCGCCGACGTGACGAACGCGCTGCGCGACGCCCTCAAGGCCAACGCGGCTTCCGGCGGGGCCTTCGTCTGGAACGTGCAGAGCCAGGGCGCGGTGCCGCTGAGCGAGCTGCAAAAGGCCGACATCGTGGTCTGGGCGACGGGCGAGCAGTACCAGAACACCCTCACGGCGGCCGATCAGAACACCCTGACCCAGTACCTCAACGGTGGGGGCAGGCTGCTGGTGGCTGGGCAGGACATCGGGTATGACATCGGCGGCAGCAGCTTTTACACCGGCACCCTCAAGACCCGCTTCGTGGCCGACAGCTCGGGCAACGCCAAGTTCGTCACGCGCGGCGCCTTTGGCAACACGGCCTTTACCCTCAATGCCGACGGCAGCGCGAAAAACCAGTACTACCCCGACGTGATCGCGGACCTCGGCGGCTCGCAGGTCGCCGCCTCCTGGGGCAGCGCCAACGCCACGGCAGGCACCATCAGCGCCCAGAGCATCCGGGTGGACCAGAACAGGAACCGCGCTCAGCAGAAGGTGCAAGACCCGCGCGGTCTGGTCGAGCGCCTCGCGGCGGGCGTGATCGGCTCGATCCTGAACCAGGTGTTCGGCGGTCAGCCGCAGACCCAGCGGCCGCGCGTCACGGCGCAGAACGCGGGCGAGAATGCCGGGGCCATCGTGATCAACGACGCGGGCCGCTACCGCACGGTCAACATGGGCTTCGGACTTGAAGGCCTGACCCCGCAGAGCCGCAACGTGCTGATCAAGACCAGCTTCGACTGGCTGATGCGCTGA
- the fba gene encoding class II fructose-1,6-bisphosphate aldolase — MLVTGNDILVPARAGKYGVGSFNTNNMEITQAIIHTAERLRSPVMVQMSEGAIKYGGQDLANIVIDLATRATVPVALHLDHGSSYESALRAIRMGFTSVMIDASHHGFEDNVRETRRVVEAAHAMGISVEAELGRLGGIEEHIVVDEKDAFLTDPEEAVQFIEQTGTDYLAIAIGTSHGAYKGKGRPFIDQARIQKIGELTSIPLVAHGSSGVPADIILRFRESGGEIGEAAGIADEDLQLACQHGIAKVNVDTDLRLAMTVGVREVLKASPKEFDPRKLFGPAREVMSTIVEHKLGVLGSVGKA, encoded by the coding sequence ATGCTCGTGACCGGCAATGACATTCTGGTTCCCGCCCGCGCAGGCAAGTACGGTGTCGGCTCGTTCAACACCAACAACATGGAGATCACCCAGGCGATCATCCACACCGCCGAGCGTCTGCGTTCGCCCGTGATGGTGCAGATGAGTGAGGGCGCGATCAAGTACGGCGGGCAGGACCTCGCCAACATCGTCATCGACCTCGCCACCCGGGCCACCGTGCCCGTCGCGCTGCACCTGGACCACGGCTCGTCCTACGAGTCGGCGCTCAGGGCGATCCGGATGGGCTTTACCTCGGTCATGATCGACGCCTCGCACCACGGCTTCGAGGACAACGTCCGCGAAACCCGCCGGGTGGTCGAGGCCGCGCACGCGATGGGCATCTCCGTGGAGGCCGAACTCGGGCGCCTGGGCGGTATCGAGGAGCACATCGTCGTGGACGAGAAAGACGCCTTCCTGACCGACCCCGAAGAAGCGGTGCAGTTTATCGAGCAGACCGGCACCGATTACCTCGCCATCGCCATCGGGACCAGTCACGGCGCCTACAAGGGCAAGGGCCGCCCCTTCATCGACCAGGCGCGCATCCAGAAGATCGGGGAGCTGACCTCCATCCCGCTGGTCGCGCACGGCTCCTCCGGCGTGCCCGCCGACATTATCCTGCGCTTCCGGGAGTCCGGCGGCGAGATCGGGGAGGCCGCCGGGATCGCGGACGAGGACCTGCAACTCGCCTGCCAGCACGGCATCGCCAAGGTCAACGTGGACACCGACCTGCGCCTCGCCATGACGGTCGGCGTGCGCGAGGTCCTCAAGGCCAGCCCCAAGGAGTTCGACCCCCGCAAGCTCTTCGGCCCCGCCCGCGAGGTCATGAGCACCATCGTCGAGCACAAGCTGGGCGTGCTCGGGAGCGTCGGCAAGGCCTGA
- a CDS encoding CBS domain-containing protein has translation MPTLRDIMTPGLVTVDPQATLKEVATLMLEQDIGAVLVMDGEHPSGIITDRDIVVRAVAYGHDYGTAVTDYTTGSVFTMEADTDVQQAAREMADRQLRRLPVTEGGRVVGMVSLGDLAVRTGGSADETALQGVSQPSADPQ, from the coding sequence ATGCCGACCCTTCGCGACATCATGACCCCCGGCCTCGTGACCGTGGACCCCCAGGCCACCCTCAAGGAAGTCGCCACCCTGATGCTGGAACAGGACATCGGCGCCGTGCTGGTGATGGACGGGGAGCACCCCAGCGGGATCATCACCGACCGCGACATCGTGGTCCGGGCGGTGGCCTACGGGCACGACTACGGCACCGCCGTGACCGACTACACGACCGGCAGCGTCTTTACCATGGAGGCCGACACCGACGTGCAGCAGGCCGCCCGCGAGATGGCCGACCGCCAGCTGCGCCGCTTGCCCGTCACCGAGGGCGGCCGGGTCGTGGGCATGGTCAGCCTGGGCGACCTCGCCGTGCGCACGGGTGGAAGCGCCGACGAGACGGCCCTGCAAGGGGTCAGCCAGCCCAGCGCCGACCCCCAGTAA
- a CDS encoding nucleotide exchange factor GrpE, with the protein MTHDNDLKNETTPQTPDAATPSAGPRAEKKTIDAESGLDLPDAETDNMDEDAELEAGLEGFPGMDEGMFAQVQEMMGKLGRADELEKENADLKGRLGRLAADFESYRRRMQDEVAEAESRGVAKAAGELMPVYDDLDRAVTMGSADPAGLIPGVQAVQATVLRVFAGLGLEPTGREGEAFDPQWHEALQVVPGDEDDQIVQVYQLGFRQGGRLVRPARVVVSKKG; encoded by the coding sequence ATGACCCACGACAACGACCTGAAAAACGAGACGACCCCCCAGACCCCCGACGCGGCCACCCCCAGCGCTGGCCCGCGCGCCGAGAAAAAGACCATCGACGCGGAAAGCGGCCTGGACCTGCCCGACGCTGAGACCGACAACATGGACGAGGACGCCGAGCTGGAAGCCGGTCTGGAGGGCTTCCCGGGCATGGACGAGGGCATGTTCGCCCAGGTCCAGGAGATGATGGGCAAGCTGGGCCGGGCCGACGAGCTGGAAAAGGAGAACGCCGACCTCAAGGGCCGCCTGGGCCGCCTGGCCGCCGACTTCGAGAGCTACCGCCGCCGGATGCAGGACGAGGTCGCGGAAGCCGAGAGCCGGGGCGTGGCAAAGGCCGCCGGGGAACTGATGCCCGTCTACGACGACCTCGACCGCGCGGTGACGATGGGCAGCGCCGACCCGGCGGGGCTGATCCCCGGCGTGCAGGCCGTGCAGGCGACCGTGCTGCGCGTCTTTGCCGGGCTGGGCCTGGAACCCACCGGCCGGGAGGGCGAGGCGTTCGATCCGCAGTGGCACGAGGCGCTTCAGGTCGTGCCCGGCGACGAGGACGACCAGATCGTGCAGGTCTACCAGCTGGGCTTCCGTCAGGGAGGGCGCCTGGTGCGGCCCGCCCGGGTGGTGGTCAGCAAGAAGGGGTAG
- a CDS encoding DnaJ C-terminal domain-containing protein, whose product MAYKDYYDVLGVPRSASDGDVKSAYRKLAKTYHPDKNAGDEKASERFKEIGEAYAVLSDPEKRKLYDQFGHTGQVPPGAYPGGAGGGGFQGDFAGFDPSQFSDFFQGLFGMGGRRGGAPGAYGGGAGGQVNIEDLLSGMGGSQGRRFVQNVEGELQVTLQEAFAGSDEVINVDGKRLSLRVPAGTRDGSRLRLAGQGPGGGDVLLTIRVLEDTRFDLSGDDVTTTVDVPAPVAALGGDVAVQTLSGTGHLNIPPGSSGGRRMRLRGQGWPRRDGTRGDLYVRLNLTVPKQPSDEEKELYRRLRELQK is encoded by the coding sequence GTGGCCTACAAGGATTATTACGACGTGCTGGGCGTGCCCCGCAGCGCTTCCGACGGCGACGTCAAAAGCGCGTACCGCAAGCTCGCCAAAACCTATCACCCCGACAAGAACGCGGGAGACGAGAAGGCGTCCGAGCGCTTCAAGGAGATCGGAGAGGCCTACGCGGTGCTTTCCGACCCCGAGAAACGCAAGCTGTACGACCAGTTCGGCCACACCGGGCAGGTGCCGCCGGGCGCGTACCCGGGCGGGGCCGGGGGCGGCGGTTTTCAGGGCGACTTCGCGGGCTTCGACCCCAGCCAGTTCAGCGACTTTTTCCAGGGCCTCTTCGGCATGGGGGGGCGCCGGGGGGGAGCGCCGGGCGCGTACGGAGGCGGCGCGGGCGGGCAGGTCAACATCGAGGACCTGCTGTCGGGCATGGGCGGCTCCCAGGGACGGCGCTTCGTGCAGAACGTGGAGGGTGAACTCCAGGTGACCTTGCAGGAAGCCTTCGCCGGGTCCGACGAGGTCATCAACGTGGACGGCAAGCGCCTGAGCCTGCGCGTTCCGGCCGGCACCCGCGACGGCTCCCGCCTGCGCCTCGCCGGGCAGGGACCGGGCGGCGGGGACGTGCTGCTCACCATCCGGGTACTGGAAGACACGCGCTTTGACCTGAGCGGCGACGACGTGACGACTACGGTGGACGTGCCCGCCCCGGTCGCGGCGCTGGGCGGGGACGTGGCGGTGCAGACGCTGAGCGGCACCGGCCACCTCAATATTCCGCCCGGCAGCAGCGGGGGCCGCCGGATGCGGCTGCGCGGGCAGGGCTGGCCCCGCCGGGACGGCACGCGCGGCGACCTCTACGTGCGGTTGAACCTGACGGTCCCCAAGCAGCCCAGCGACGAGGAAAAGGAACTGTACCGCCGGCTGCGCGAGTTGCAGAAGTAA